The Aspergillus oryzae RIB40 DNA, chromosome 5 genome segment GGATTATAGATACAAACAACCACTACCGTATCGGATGTGACCTTCTCAATGGCATCAAGGTACCCAACCGCGTCGACTGTATCGACCGACCCATACATTCTCCGCCGGGGGCTAGGCCGCCGGAAGCTCCGGTTCCTTAATTCCTGTATACGCTCTTCGCGCCATTGGCGAAGGAAGTgttcctcgtcctcatcacTGAGCGAGCCATCCGGAGGCGGGGTATGATGCAGAAGGTGGGAATCGTCGGCAACGTATTTTGCATGGTCATTATGATGCAGTGTTTTGCGAAAGGAGCTTGCGCGCGCGCGCTCAAAGGCCTGAGCGTCGGCTATAACACCCTTGGGACCGGTGTTGGCATCGAAGACAATGTTTGGGACACGGTAGGTGGACGAGCCGGTTCTCATAGTGGGATCGTGGTCCTCGGAGTCCGAGAACTGCGGGTGGTCTTGTTCGTCTTCTGAAGGATTGGAGTCGTGACCCGAGTCGTTGTCACGATCCTCAGGATGTGTAGAGTACTTCTCCCGATTGGACTGAACCAGGAGGTTGAATTCGTCTTGGGCAGAAGACATgatgaaaggaaaggaacaCGAGGGGGGTATATAGACTTTTTAACGAGCGAAGGATGAACGATGATGGTGTGGGATATTATTAGGGTCGGGCTGCGCCTTGGTCTGCGGCCACCGGCAGGGAAGTGTTCCTTCGgttctctttgcttttctttttttttttttttttttttttttttgttgttttcttctcgtcctaAATAttagccttcttctttcctttttcccttttatttttGTCCTGTTGCCtgttgccttttctttctttcacctAACTCGTTCCACTTTAGGGTTCGTTCCGGCAGAATTGGGGCACAAAACAATGAACAAcggcgaggatgatgacgactATATTTTGGATGGTTGTTTCAGAAGGTGTCTGTGCAACCTCCTGACGAGAATGATGCTAAAGAGAGCCGGATTGACTTCACTCGAGACTGAGGGTGGAGGCTAAGAGTGGCGGGATGAAACAACAAATTGGTGGGAAAGTTTGGAACAGCCGGAGGGAGCGTCCGATGGGGCCGATCCTAATGCGCCCCATTGTCCTCTCGTCATCAGCATCCCaccccccttttctcctccctgTGTTTCAAAAAGTGGAGTCCGTTTCAGCATTGCCGTGGACTAGAAGAGACGAAGAACATTCCATTCACCATTCGGGTCATGGTcaagttgttgttggttttcATGAGAACCAACGTGGGAAGAAGTCAGCAAGTGACGGACAACTGAATTaactttcctttttttagCAGCCAACCACGTGGGCTGGCGATTACTCGGTTCACCGACATTCATCCTTCACGCTTGCATCTTCCAGGTTCCAACACAGTTCTCTTACCACCCATTTGCTCATCCATGATCGAGGTCCGTGCTTGATCACGAGCACGACACGAggatctctttctttccagacTGCCATCATTTGAGTTCCATCGTCCGTTCACTCAAATTTGGGTGCACTTCGAAACCCAACCCTCCCATGCGTAGAAGGTGGAGCGCATCCTTCGGTTCAGTTAAGTTCAGTTACGTGTtaagagaggaaagggccCTGATTATGCGCTATGGGTCTCCTTCACAGGTGCTCGGAGGGCCGGTTTCAATGGGGACTAGCCGGCTCAAAAGCAAAACCTCTAATACATGTTCACAAGGATTCTGAGCAGCTGACAGATGCCAACACTGTGTACGAGAGTTCCGAAAGTAACTGCGTATGCCATTTGTACCAGTAATATGTCAATAGTGTGTCAATCATCTCCCCAAATCTTAGCTAATCGCAAATGGAGAACCATAAGATACCATCAAACGGGATGGAGGAAAATAAGGCGGggatcaaagaagaagtaaaaaaagaggagTCGCTGAAACGTAGTAAGACCCAACTCCAGGTCGAGACAAGCTCTCATGAAAATAGTCAAATGGCACATCCAACACTTTCAGAAACAGGCAAGGTAAttaggaaaagggaaaaaaaaagtgatCACGAGTCAGACAAGGAAAACATCATAGCTTGTTCGGAAACATT includes the following:
- a CDS encoding uncharacterized protein (predicted protein); translation: MSSAQDEFNLLVQSNREKYSTHPEDRDNDSGHDSNPSEDEQDHPQFSDSEDHDPTMRTGSSTYRVPNIVFDANTGPKGVIADAQAFERARASSFRKTLHHNDHAKYVADDSHLLHHTPPPDGSLSDEDEEHFLRQWREERIQELRNRSFRRPSPRRRMYGAPALLAYRGGDVFETIVEIVRQIPKGRDCTSHTLEDLLKLYADCPRYRVL